A window of Nicotiana tabacum cultivar K326 chromosome 24, ASM71507v2, whole genome shotgun sequence contains these coding sequences:
- the LOC107779747 gene encoding uncharacterized protein LOC107779747 isoform X2, which yields MSTNKHFMLKSHFNKMFLSEFIYTTMAWCLGSLWDFFCSFMFKIFFFLEKYIDRMVEGDYTKNDSNFSVIQLECKSEKKLEFDEKGVETESSVFVQSKFQYIYGQDAFGFIEKPEVKSFTIQEMFVNSNEGEEVLMAEEESEEIDESSDHSPIPKEKLFYFSFFKNGIDEKAKAEVFDEEEANDQEIAEDHVCEENLKQNDEVFSDKESENLEDICYEIQLLPENKSFGRNSVQGSDTIVAEDFIINDKSSSDVHLNGFLNSDHFMENDEMGFIELETSLHNFSAIDTNEFVSEKIDRVEETDVNCEEVKLMDDLQEFQDHNSSRKSWDTDSDEGEDECDILLEHQNLVRQMKMEMKNSRITGLPTISEDCESPKVVEDLKPLKIDEKIEYKDCIEEIQKFYKSYAEKMRKLDILNYQTLNAISFLQLKDSEVYMSSKKSSISITKAFTLPSFLANKQRKIFADPAQKSISEMNRDLEIVYVGQVCLSWEIVCWQYGKTKELLEHDPQQYHTYNQVAGEYQQFQVLLQRFVEDEPFQGPRVQNYVRKRCMLRSFLQVPSIRDDRSKEKQGGHDGEKDVISIVKLAEIIMETMQVFWEFLRADKREASLALKGVQGTQMDTAETELFMNIRSDLQKKERKLKDVQRSGNCIVKKFQKHQEGRLSHPLFTSLVELKLVSRVLSLPRLRRDYLVWCQKKLSNINVVGRKVSIEPSFSLFPC from the exons ATGAGTACCAATAAACATTTTATGCTCAAAAGCCACTTTAATAAAATGTTTTTGAGTGAATTTATATACACAACGATGGCTTGGTGTCTCGGTTCTCTATGGGATTTCTTTTGTAGCTTTATGTTcaagattttctttttcttggagAAATACATTGACAG GATGGTGGAGGGTGATTATACGAAGAATGATTCAAATTTTAGTGTCATTCAATTGGAATgcaaaagtgaaaaaaaattagaatttgatGAGAAGGGTGTTGAAACAGAGAGCTCTGTTTTTGTTCAGAGTAAGTTTCAATACATATATGGACAAGATGCTTTTGGATTTATAGAAAAGCCAGAAGTTAAAAGCTTTACTATTCAAGAAATGTTTGTGAATTCAAATGAAGGAGAAGAAGTTTTAATGGctgaagaagaaagtgaagagATTGATGAGAGTTCTGATCATTCACCAATTCCTAAGGAAAAATTgttctatttctcttttttcaAGAATGGAATTGATGAAAAAGCAAAAGCTGAGGTttttgatgaagaagaagctAATGATCAAGAAATAGCAGAAGACCATGTTTGTGAAGAGAATTTGAAGCAAAATGATGAAGTTTTTAGTGATAAGGAATCAGAGAATTTGGAAGATATATGTTATGAAATTCAATTGCTTCCTGAGAATAAATCTTTCGGTCGAAATTCGGTTCAAGGGTCTGATACTATTGTAGCTGAGGATTTCattataaatgataaatcatCTTCTGATGTACATCTCAATGGATTCTTGAATTCTGATCATTTTATGGAAAATGATGAAATGGGGTTTATAGAATTGGAAACCTCTTTACATAATTTTAGTGCTATTGATACAAATGAGTTTGTTTCTGAAAAAATTGACAGAGTTGAAGAAACTgatgtgaattgtgaggaagtaAAGTTAATGGATGATTTGCAAGAATTTCAAGATCATAATTCGAGTCGAAAATCATGGGATACAGATTCAGACGAAGGTGAAGATGAATGTGATATCTTATTGGAACACCAGAATTTAGTCAGGCAaatgaaaatggaaatgaaaaatTCAAGAATCACAGGGCTTCCTACTATATCAGAAGATTGTGAATCTCCTAAAGTAGTAGAAGATTTGAAGCCACtgaaaattgatgaaaagatTGAGTATAAAGATTGTATTGAAGAAATTCAGAAGTTTTACAAAAGCTATGctgaaaaaatgagaaaattggATATCTTGAATTACCAGACACTAAATGCCATCA GTTTCCTTCAGCTTAAGGATTCAGAAGTGTATATGTCAAGCAAAAAGTCATCAATTTCAATAACAAAAGCCTTCACTTTGCCAAGCTTCTTGGCAAACAAACAAAGGAAGATCTTTGCTGATCCTGCACAAAAATCCATTAGTGAAATGAACAGAGACTTGGAAATAGTGTATGTTGGACAAGTTTGCCTTTCTTGGGAAATTGTTTGTTGGCAATATGGGAAAACAAAGGAATTGCTAGAACATGATCCTCAACAGTATCACACATACAATCAAGTAGCTGGAGAATATCAGCAATTTCAAGTGCTTTTGCAAAGATTTGTGGAGGATGAGCCATTTCAAGGACCTCGAGTCCAAAATTATGTTAGGAAGAGGTGCATGCTCCGTAGCTTTCTTCAAGTCCCGAGCATTAGAG ATGATCGTTCAAAGGAAAAGCAGGGCGGACATGATGGGGAAAAAGACGTTATCTCCATAGTTAAGTTGGCGGAAATTATTATGGAAACAATGCAGGTTTTCTGGGAGTTTCTTCGTGCTGATAAACGTGAAGCTagtttggccttaaagggtgttcaAGGAACTCAAATGGACACTGCAGAAACCGAACTTTTTATGAATATCAGATCAGATCTTCAAAAG AAGGAGAGGAAGCTGAAAGATGTACAAAGAAGTGGCAATTGCATAGTGAAAAAGTTCCAAAAACATCAAGAAGGTCGATTAAGCCATCCGTTATTCACGTCGCTGGTGGAACTAAAACTGGTATCAAGAGTACTAAGTTTACCAAGATTAAGGAGAGATTACTTAGTCTGGTGCCAGAAGAAACTAAGTAATATCAATGTTGTTGGCAGGAAAGTTAGTATTGAGCCATCATTTTCCCTTTTCCCATGCTAG
- the LOC107779747 gene encoding uncharacterized protein LOC107779747 isoform X1 yields MSTNKHFMLKSHFNKMFLSEFIYTTMAWCLGSLWDFFCSFMFKIFFFLEKYIDSRMVEGDYTKNDSNFSVIQLECKSEKKLEFDEKGVETESSVFVQSKFQYIYGQDAFGFIEKPEVKSFTIQEMFVNSNEGEEVLMAEEESEEIDESSDHSPIPKEKLFYFSFFKNGIDEKAKAEVFDEEEANDQEIAEDHVCEENLKQNDEVFSDKESENLEDICYEIQLLPENKSFGRNSVQGSDTIVAEDFIINDKSSSDVHLNGFLNSDHFMENDEMGFIELETSLHNFSAIDTNEFVSEKIDRVEETDVNCEEVKLMDDLQEFQDHNSSRKSWDTDSDEGEDECDILLEHQNLVRQMKMEMKNSRITGLPTISEDCESPKVVEDLKPLKIDEKIEYKDCIEEIQKFYKSYAEKMRKLDILNYQTLNAISFLQLKDSEVYMSSKKSSISITKAFTLPSFLANKQRKIFADPAQKSISEMNRDLEIVYVGQVCLSWEIVCWQYGKTKELLEHDPQQYHTYNQVAGEYQQFQVLLQRFVEDEPFQGPRVQNYVRKRCMLRSFLQVPSIRDDRSKEKQGGHDGEKDVISIVKLAEIIMETMQVFWEFLRADKREASLALKGVQGTQMDTAETELFMNIRSDLQKKERKLKDVQRSGNCIVKKFQKHQEGRLSHPLFTSLVELKLVSRVLSLPRLRRDYLVWCQKKLSNINVVGRKVSIEPSFSLFPC; encoded by the exons ATGAGTACCAATAAACATTTTATGCTCAAAAGCCACTTTAATAAAATGTTTTTGAGTGAATTTATATACACAACGATGGCTTGGTGTCTCGGTTCTCTATGGGATTTCTTTTGTAGCTTTATGTTcaagattttctttttcttggagAAATACATTGACAG CAGGATGGTGGAGGGTGATTATACGAAGAATGATTCAAATTTTAGTGTCATTCAATTGGAATgcaaaagtgaaaaaaaattagaatttgatGAGAAGGGTGTTGAAACAGAGAGCTCTGTTTTTGTTCAGAGTAAGTTTCAATACATATATGGACAAGATGCTTTTGGATTTATAGAAAAGCCAGAAGTTAAAAGCTTTACTATTCAAGAAATGTTTGTGAATTCAAATGAAGGAGAAGAAGTTTTAATGGctgaagaagaaagtgaagagATTGATGAGAGTTCTGATCATTCACCAATTCCTAAGGAAAAATTgttctatttctcttttttcaAGAATGGAATTGATGAAAAAGCAAAAGCTGAGGTttttgatgaagaagaagctAATGATCAAGAAATAGCAGAAGACCATGTTTGTGAAGAGAATTTGAAGCAAAATGATGAAGTTTTTAGTGATAAGGAATCAGAGAATTTGGAAGATATATGTTATGAAATTCAATTGCTTCCTGAGAATAAATCTTTCGGTCGAAATTCGGTTCAAGGGTCTGATACTATTGTAGCTGAGGATTTCattataaatgataaatcatCTTCTGATGTACATCTCAATGGATTCTTGAATTCTGATCATTTTATGGAAAATGATGAAATGGGGTTTATAGAATTGGAAACCTCTTTACATAATTTTAGTGCTATTGATACAAATGAGTTTGTTTCTGAAAAAATTGACAGAGTTGAAGAAACTgatgtgaattgtgaggaagtaAAGTTAATGGATGATTTGCAAGAATTTCAAGATCATAATTCGAGTCGAAAATCATGGGATACAGATTCAGACGAAGGTGAAGATGAATGTGATATCTTATTGGAACACCAGAATTTAGTCAGGCAaatgaaaatggaaatgaaaaatTCAAGAATCACAGGGCTTCCTACTATATCAGAAGATTGTGAATCTCCTAAAGTAGTAGAAGATTTGAAGCCACtgaaaattgatgaaaagatTGAGTATAAAGATTGTATTGAAGAAATTCAGAAGTTTTACAAAAGCTATGctgaaaaaatgagaaaattggATATCTTGAATTACCAGACACTAAATGCCATCA GTTTCCTTCAGCTTAAGGATTCAGAAGTGTATATGTCAAGCAAAAAGTCATCAATTTCAATAACAAAAGCCTTCACTTTGCCAAGCTTCTTGGCAAACAAACAAAGGAAGATCTTTGCTGATCCTGCACAAAAATCCATTAGTGAAATGAACAGAGACTTGGAAATAGTGTATGTTGGACAAGTTTGCCTTTCTTGGGAAATTGTTTGTTGGCAATATGGGAAAACAAAGGAATTGCTAGAACATGATCCTCAACAGTATCACACATACAATCAAGTAGCTGGAGAATATCAGCAATTTCAAGTGCTTTTGCAAAGATTTGTGGAGGATGAGCCATTTCAAGGACCTCGAGTCCAAAATTATGTTAGGAAGAGGTGCATGCTCCGTAGCTTTCTTCAAGTCCCGAGCATTAGAG ATGATCGTTCAAAGGAAAAGCAGGGCGGACATGATGGGGAAAAAGACGTTATCTCCATAGTTAAGTTGGCGGAAATTATTATGGAAACAATGCAGGTTTTCTGGGAGTTTCTTCGTGCTGATAAACGTGAAGCTagtttggccttaaagggtgttcaAGGAACTCAAATGGACACTGCAGAAACCGAACTTTTTATGAATATCAGATCAGATCTTCAAAAG AAGGAGAGGAAGCTGAAAGATGTACAAAGAAGTGGCAATTGCATAGTGAAAAAGTTCCAAAAACATCAAGAAGGTCGATTAAGCCATCCGTTATTCACGTCGCTGGTGGAACTAAAACTGGTATCAAGAGTACTAAGTTTACCAAGATTAAGGAGAGATTACTTAGTCTGGTGCCAGAAGAAACTAAGTAATATCAATGTTGTTGGCAGGAAAGTTAGTATTGAGCCATCATTTTCCCTTTTCCCATGCTAG